Sequence from the [Clostridium] scindens genome:
TTCAAGCCCCAGATAGTGCTCCGCCACGTACATCAGGGACCGCCTGGTGATGGACGGAAGAATCGTGTCGGACTTCGGCGTTACCACTTTGTGATCCTTCGTCACGAAGAGGAAGTTGGCACCGCCGGTCTCCTCCACCTTCGTCCTGGTCGCCGCATCCAGGTACATGTTCTCGTCGTATCCCTCCCGGTGCGCCGTCATGATGGCGTGAAGGCTCATCGCGTAGTTAAGCCCGGCCTTTACATGGCCGGTTCCATGGGGCGCTGCCCGGTCGAAGTCGCACACCTTGATGGTGATCGGCTTTGCGCCGCCCTTGAAGTATGGGCCTACCGGCGTGGTAAATACCCGGAACTGATACTCGCTTGCCGGCTTAACGCCAATCACCGGACTGCTTCCGAACATATAGGGCCTGATATAGAGGGTCGCGCCGGAGCCATAGGGCGGCACGTACGCCGCATTGGCCGCTACCACCTGCTTGACTGCCTCTACGAACCGGTCTTCCGGAAACGCCGGCATTTCAAGCCTTTTGGCAGAATCCGCCATCCGCCTGGCATTCAGGTCCGGCCGGAACGTGACGATATGGCCATCCTCCGTCGTATAGGCCTTCATCCCCTCAAAGCAGGTCTGCGCATACTGCAGCACCCCTGCGCATTCACTAATCACGACATTGGCATCGGAGGTAAGAGTCCCTTCGTCCCACGCACCATCCTTATAGTTGGAAACGTATCTCTTATCTGTGGGCAGGTATCCAAAGCCCAGACTAGACCAGTCAATGTTTTTCTTATCCATTTTAAATTCCTCCGTCCTTTTATAACTAATTTTTCCTTTTTTTATTATAATACCGGCTTTTCCAAAATTCAAGAGCGCGCTCTGTTTTTTCATTGAAACAATCTGTATCAGATCTGCTAGCGCTCCATCATGCTGATAGATTCGATTCCAACGCTTCCTCCCCGGACTACTTCGATGCTGGCGAATTCTTCCTTCATCAGCTTGATTACCGCATCGTTCTTGGTGGCCGTCTGCACAAATTCCAGCAACAGACTGTCTTTGCCATAGTCGATCACCTTTGCCTTGAAGGTCTCTGCTATCTGGAAGCACTCCACCTTGTCTTCCGGCGTGCATTTGCGCACCTTTACATAGAGAATCTCCTTCATCCGGACAAATACATCCGTAAAATCAATGACCTTTATTACTTCCACCAGCCGGTTCAGCTGCTTCTTAATCTGCTCAAAAGTCTCATCGTCGCTGACCGTCGCGATGGTCATGCGGGACACGGTAGGATCCTCTGTGGTTCCCACCGTCAGACTGTCCAGATTATATGACTTTCCCGAGAACAGGCCCGAGATCTTTGACAGTACGCCTACTTGATTTTCTACATACAGCGAAATCCAACGCTTCTTCATTCCATTTCCATTCATATTCATATCCTCCCTTCTAGCAATCCAGTATCATATCTTCCAAAGTTCCGCCCGGCTGAATCATCGGATATACCAGATCTTCCGGATCAATCTCGAACTCAATGACGATCGGCGTCTTCGTGCTCTTCATTGCCTCCCGGAATGCGGGCTCGATCTCTTCCTTTTTCGTTACCCGGATTCCCTTCGCTCCATAACTTTCCGCCAGTTTCACGAAGTCAGGCGTGTACGTAGGGCATTCTACCTCCCCGCATTTGCCGCGGCATGCTGCTCCGGAACGCAGGCAGGTCATGGAATAGCGCTTTCCATAGAAGAGTTTCTGCCACTGACGCACCATACCAAGGTTATTATTGTTGAAAATGCAGGATATGATCGGAAGTTCTTCTAGCACGGCTGTTGCCAGTTCCTGGATATTCATCTGCATTCCGCCGTCCCCTGATATGGAGATCACCGGCATGTCAGGATTGCCAATCTTGGCTCCGATGGCTCCCGGAAGCCCATAACCCATGGTTCCAAGCCCTCCGGACATCAGAAGCTGCTTATTGGCATCCAATTCCATGAACTGGGCAACAAACATCTGATGCTGGCCTACATCCGTAACCACGATGGCTTTTTCAAATACCCGGTTCATCGTCTCCAGGATATCCTGTGGCGTCATGATCGGCTTCTTTTTCATCTCCATAGGGTGCTCCTGCTTCCACTGGCCCACTTCCTCCAGCCATTTCTGCGTATTGCACTCCGTCACATATTCCAGCATCTTCTCGATCGCCTCTTTTGCGTCTGCTACGATGGGCACGTCAACCTGCACGTTTCTGGAGATGGCTGCCGTATCGATATCAATATGCACGATCTGGGCATGGGGGGCAAATGAATGCAGTTTTCCGGTAATACGGTCATTGAACCTCGTGCCGATCGAAAACAGCAGATCGCATTCATTGACAGCCATGTTGGAAGCATATGCCCCATGCATTCCCAGGTTGCCGATATACAGCGGATGGCTGGTAGGTATGGCGCCTCTTCCCATTATGGTAGTAACTACCGGAACCCCTGTCTTTTCTGCCAGCTGAGTAAATTCCTGGCTGGCATGGGCGATATTTACGCCGCCGCCTGCCAGGAAAAGAGGACGCTGCGCCTTCCCAAGCATCTTGATGGCCCTCTTTAACTGTCCGATATGTACATGCGTGCTCGGCTTATAGCCTCTGATATTGACCTCCGTCGGATAATCTGCGCTTCCAAGCTCGGCCATTACATCCTTCGGAAGATCGATAAGCACTGGTCCCGGACGCCCTGTCCTGGCGATATAGAACGCCTCCTTGAGGATCCTTCCCAAGTCTTCCCGGTTACGCACAGTTACCCCGTATTTGGTAATGCTTCTGGTAATCCCTACGATGTCAACCTCCTGGAACGCATCATTTCCGATCAGATGCCTTGCCACCTGGCCGGTAAAGCATACCAGCGGCACGCTGTCGTAGTTGGCCGTCGCAAGGCCTGTTACCAGGTTGGTTGCCCCAGGCCCGCTGGTTACCAGGCATACGCCAACCTTGCCTGTAGAGCGCGCGTAGGCATCTGCCTCATGTACAAGCGCGATCTCCTGTCTTGGCAGGATGACCTTGGTATAATCCTGCTTGTATAATTCATCGCTGAGATCAATGGTACAGGCGCCCGGATAGCCGAACATGGTATCTACGCCTTCCTCCCTCAATGCCTTTACCAATAATTTGTTTCCGCTGATTTTCTTCATATACATACCTCCTGTTTGCAAATGACGTGTGCTACGTAGCGAAAAAAACGCCCTAAGCCTGACGCTTAGGGCGAATAATGCATCCGTGTTACCACCTAAATTCAAAGAGTCTCCTCTTTGCTCTCTGCCGATACGGGAATCCTGCTAAAGCGCGCTTCCGATACCGCTCCCATATAACGCCGGGAATACGTTGAAGTCTACTCGGATCAGATAACTGTCCTTTCGGTCCACTGCTCAAAGGCTACTTCCATAACTCCATCACGAAGATTCCCACCGTCCATCTTCTCTCTTGGCATCAGGATATTATGTACTCCTCCTTGTCATAGCATTTCTCTGATAATTAATGCTATTATAGTAGATTTACCTCACAGATGTCAACTGCTTTTCAATATTTCCTTACAAATATTCTTCCAGGACAGATGGGACAGATCCACCCTTCTCTGCCCTTCTTCCCTGGCGCACTCCTCTATCTTGGCGGCCAGCTGCTTCTCAAAGGCCGGCAGAGACTCTGATACTGCCTCGTCGGTATTGCGCATGGCAGGCAATGGCACATACTTCACCACTGCGCCGGGCGCCTGCTCTTTCAGCCAGTCCTGGATCCCCGGAAGGTCTGTGACTACCACCTTGTCCCCGCAGGCAATCGCTTCGATCACCGTCAGCGGAAGCCCGTCAAAAAAGGATGGCAATACAAAAATATCGCTCCTTTGATACTCCTTTGCCAGTTCCGGCTGAGGAAGCTTCCCCAGAAACTCTACCGGATAGGGCGCCTTCAATGCCAGTTCTTCAATCTCCTGGTACTCCGTTTTATTTCCTGCACCGCCTGCAAGCGAAAGTTTCAGCCCATCCCTTGGATAAGGCAGATAGGAAAGGCTCTTGATCAGACTCTTGACTCCCTTTTTCTCCGCAATCTTTCCTGCATAGATCAGGCGGATCGCTCCGTCTTTCCCCCTGGCTGCGTTATCAGGCTTTTCCGGGCCGCAGAAAATCTCCTGGCTATACCCCATCCCCAGAATCCGGATCTTCCCGGCACCAATCCCGAATATCTCCATCACGCCCTCCTTCTGGGCTGACTGAGGAACGAAGATGGCATCCAGTTCGCTGATCTGCTCCCGGATATAGTCTCTCCAAAGTCCTGTCTTTTTCATCTGCCGCAGATCCGTATTATGGCAGAATCCATAGATCTTCTGCTCTTTGAACCGCTCCCTTGCCATTGCGGTCAGCAGGTACAGGTGATGGCACAGGATCAAGTCCGGCTCAAGCGCATCCACCGCTTTTTCGATAGCCTTTAGAAATGCATCTTGAAACTGCCGCGTCATCTCCCGTGTCATGTCACAGTAGCGCGTACTTCTATAGGGCATCTCATCCGACATCCCGACGATAGGATAGGGGAGTTCCCTGCTCTCAAACAGCACCGGGAAGAACCCTACGCCTTCCGGCAATTCTATCCGGTCTTCTTCATATACGCCGGCCACTACCGCCTGTTCGTGCCCGTCTCTAGCAAACTGCCGCACCAATTCCGTCAGATAGACGCCGCTTCCCGTACTGTTAGGCTTCTGAGCCGTAATGCTTAGAATCTTCATGATATCCTCTCGTAAATCGTAAATACATATTCCAGATCAAAATAGGTCTGCTCATCGCTGATCTTGGTCATCTCCCATTGCGGATCGGCATCCAGGTCCGGAAAATGAGTATCGGCATCATATGCGTGATCTATCCTGGTAACATAGGCCTTGCTGCAGTAGGGAAGCAGCTGGCGATAGATGCTCTCCCCGCCAATCACAAAGATATCTTCCGATGCATATTTCTTTAGTTCTGCAAGCATCTGCTCTATTGTATGGACAATGACCGCGCCGTTCGCCTTATAGTTCTGGTCCGTAGTCAGCACGACGTTCACCCGGTTCTTAAGGGGCTGCCCTCCCGGGAAGCTTTCCAGCGTCTTTCTTCCCATGGCAACCACCTTTCCCTTGGTCGTCTCCCGGAAAAACTTCATATCCTGCGGAATGCTCACCAGCAACTTGTTGCCATTCCCAATGGCCCAGTTCTTATCGACTGCAACTATCAAATTCATCCTACTATACCCTCCTGTCTCTTCGCTCACACCGCAACCGGAATATCCTTGATCTGCTCATGCGTCTCATAGTCGATCAGCTTCACATCATTCCTCGTAAATTGGTAGAAGTCTTTTATTTCCGGATTCAGCCAGAATTTCGGCGCCGGAAGCGGCTCTCTTTTTATCAGTTCTTCAATCATCGGAACATGCCTGTCATAGATATGGGCATCCGCGATCACATGCACGAACTCGCCCACCTGCATATCGCACACCTGGGCAAGCATATGAAGCAGTACGGCATACTGGCATACATTCCAGTTATTTGCCGCCAGCACGTCATTGGAGCGCTGGTTCAGGATTCCGTTAAGCGTCAGCCTGTCGCTCCCCCGCTCCTTGGTCACATTGAACGTCATACTGTAGGCGCAGGGATACAGATTCATCTCATGGAGATCCTGGTGCACGTAGATATTCGTCATAATCCTCCGGCTGTAAGGATTATGCTTCAAATCGTAGATCACCCGGTCTACCTGATCGAACATCCCCTCTTTATACTTGTGCTTTACTCCCATCTGATAGCCATAGGCTTTTCCGATCGAGCCGTCTTCATCCGCCCAGCTGTCCCAAATGTGGCTGTGCAGCTCGTGAATATTATTGGACTTTTTCTGCCAGATCCACAGCAATTCATCCGTACAGCTTTTGATAGCAGTCCGGCGAAGAGTCAGGGCCGGAAACTCTTTTGAAAGGTCATACCGGTTCACCACGCCGAATTTCTTGATGGTATAGGCCGGAGTCCCGTCCTCCCATACCGGACGCACCTTTTCTCCTCTGGTATCTGTCCCGTGGTCAATAATATCCCGGCACATATCAATAAATACTTTATCTGCATAACTCATCCGCTAAATCCTCCTTCTGTTGCCTTTTGCAGGAGCCTTCCGCCCGCGTATACCACATTGTACCATGTTTCGGCCGTAAAAAAAAGAGGGACTGCTCCCTCTTAGATATCTGACGGCCCTTCGCTTACCGGCAGCACTCCAGAAGCACATTTTCCAAAGCGCTGGCGCTGCTGCTGTGGGCGCGCTCAACCGGAATATTATAGCGCTGTGCTTCCTTTAATGCGCAGTGTACCATTTTATGGGCCACCGTCGAAGTAAATAGAATGATCAGATCCGGCTGCCCGATCTGCGTCTTGAGGTTTCCCGACATTCTGGTAAACACCTTTGCCTTGCATCGGTAACGTTTGCATATCTGCTTATACTGCTGTTCCATCCGTTCATTTCCGCCTATAATCACGACGCTCATAAACCACCAATCCTTCCTTTTCGTCTTTGCCGTCTATGCTGCCTTGCATACAATATCCCGTATCCTTTTTCCGGCCAGGAATTCATTGACCGCGCTGATCTTCGCCTTATCGTAGGCCAAAAATATCATCCTGGCTCTTTCCGGATTATGATAGACCTTCCAGTAGCCGGTCATTAGGCAGTCCTGTCCCCTTTTGTCGATAAAGCATTTGACATCTTCAATCGGATAGTCCAGAAACGCCCCGATTTCATGGGGAAAGCCCCTACCGTCACAAGAATATTGACAGACCCTTGCAGAAAGTTTTTGAAGAATCCAGTCCAAATCTTTCTTGTCATATCCATACGGCTCCAGAAATCCTCTGACCTCCCTGCGTCGCAAGTATTCTTTTAATGCAGCCTCCCGGTAAATAAAGACCATGCATCTTTCCTGGCTGACTGTAAGAATCTTACCATCAATCCCGGTTCCGTCAAGCACCCGCCAAAATTCCTTTAAATGCCGCCTGTCAACATTCGTGATACTGGCGACCTTTATTCCTTTTAAAAACGGAGCGCACTGAAGGATCAGCTGGAACCCAATACGCATCCTGATATCCTTGTTAGACAGCATGTAAGAAACAACCTCTACTGGCATGAGACCTCCCTGGTTTTTATTTTATGATTTTGATTATCATTTGCATTAATAGTGTATCACATTCCTTCTGCTTCTGGCAATACCTTCCTACCTAGTATTTTCTCAAATCCGTTCCTTTATTACACAAATATAGCCGAACCATTACGGTTCGGCTATATTATAAAGCACCCGATCCAGCATCTTTTCCAATGCTGCCACCTCTTTTTTATTCATTCCCAAAGTCAGCCTTTTATCAATCTTCTTCCGATCCGCCTCCATCCGCTTCTGGATATCATAGGCCTTTTCGGTCAGGTAGATATTCTTGCACCGCTTATCTTTGTTGCTTGGCACGGATAATATATACCCCTTTTCATCCAGGCGCTTCAGCAGGCCTGTCACCGTGGGATTCTGAAGGCTTAATGCTTTCTCGATATCCTTCTGGTTCACCTCTTCTTCCCTGCTGTGGAACAGGTAATCCAGCACGGCGCACTGGGAGGCTGTAATTCCCAGCGTCTTCAGCCTGTTATTAAAATCCTTCTCATATACATTGTTAATCTGCTTAAACATAAAGCCAATTGGCATCCGTTCTTTCATCTATTCATCCCCTTGTAGCCGGACTCTCCTCTGCTGCTAAATATAGCATGCTATATTTAGCCTCTCTTGTCAAGATGCCAAATGGATTCTTTAGCTTGCCTGAAAACTGCCGGTTGCTACTCTTGTCACCGCGCTTTTATAAATCACATATGAAAGCACGGTACATACGGTAGCATTTACCAGATACTGCGGAATGCGGCTTGCTACCAGCGCAAGGTAAGGAGAGCCGTACAGCATGGACAGGGCCCAGGACGCGATAAACAGGGTCGTAATCATATATGAGCCCCCTATCAGAATTCCCAGCCTGGCGATTCCGGGCTTCTTAAGGAACCAAGGCCTTCCAAGCCCGATCAAGATTCCAAGCACGATCGGGGAGATCATAAGCGGCGGGTAGAAGCCGGTCCCTGCAATCAGGCATCCCAGCGTATCCGCGATGCCTCCCACCAGCGCCCCTTCCACGGGCCCGAACCACAGTCCGGCCAGTATGATGAACACGCTGCCAAAACTAATTCTGATCGTCAATGCGCTGAACCCCAGGAATCTTGTTGCCACGATATCCAGCGCAATCAATACTCCCATCATGGAAATGTTTCTGATATTCAGTTTTTTCATAAAAATAATACCTCCTTTGCAGTAGTCCTTAAAGCTACGCACAGCAGGTATTACAGTCTATCTGTCTATGTGTAGCAGCGGGATGCGAAAAACGTACCGCAAGTAATCCTTACTTTTCGTCCCGCCGGCAACTCCCCGTCCGGCTGGCACTTAACGCACGTTTTCCTACTCTGCTTTATCTTTATCTATTCGTTACGGCTTCATTCTATCACATTCAATGACGTAAAGCAATTAGAACTTCTCCGTCCTCGCCTCTTCTTCCTGCCGGCGCTCTGATTTCTGCATTCTCCGAAGTTCCCTGATCGCAAAGGCGATTGCCACTGCCGCTGCCGCGCCATCCGCGATAGGCCCGGCGTACATCACCCCGTCAATCCCCATAAAAAGGGGAAATATCAGGATCAGCGGCAGGAGGAAGATTACCTGTCTGGTCAAAGAAACCACGATTCCAAGCCTGGCCTCTCCAATGGATGTAAAGAAGCCGGAAGACATAGGCTGGATGCCATTAATAAATGTCATAAGCATAAAGATGCGGAAGTACCGCTCCGCAAAATGGAAGTACTCCTCGCTTCCTGTCCCGAACACGCTCACCAGCTGGCGGGGGAAGAACTGGAAGCATAAGAAAAATATGATGCCGACCAGCAAGGATATCTTGAATGCCATCACAAAGGTCTTCCTTACACGGCTAAATCTGCCCGCCCCATAGTTAAAGCCCCAGATTGGCTGGCATCCCTGGGATATTCCGATACAGATTGCCATGAACACCATATTGACTTTTGAGATAACGCCTACGCATGCCAGCGGTATATCCGTGCCATAAATGGAAGATGCCCCATAATGTCTCAATGTATTGTTCATCGTGATCTGCACGATAGCCATTGCGATCTGGTTGATGCAGGCGGCTAAGCCAAGAGAGGCGATCGCCTTTAGCATCGCTCCCTTCGGCCTCAGCATATCCCTGGTCAGTTCCAGATTGCGGAATTTACAGAAATATAGGATCACCAGAAAGCCGGATATGACTTGTCCGATCACGGTTGCCCAGGCCGCTCCCTTGATTCCCCAGTGGAACCCAAAGATAAACAAAGGATCCAGGATCGTATTGATGATTGCCCCTGTCAGCATGCAGGCCATCGAATAAGTAGGGCTTCTGTCTGCCCGGATCAGATGGTTCCCTCCTGTCGTCAGAACGAGGAAGGGAATGCCAAATGCGGTGATTCCTGTATAATCCTGGGCAAAGGGCAGCACGTCCGGCGTAACGCCGAACAGATGCAGAAGCGGGTCTAAAAATACCAGGACAATTATGCCAATGGATATGCCGCTGATGATCAGCACTGCCAGCCCGGTTCCGACAATCTGGCTGGCCTTCTTGCTATTCCCTGCCCCGGATTCCAGATTATAGTTTGACGCGCTCCCGATTCCAAGCAGAAGCGCCGTTGCCGTGCAGATGATAGATACCGGAAATGCGATATTTGTCGCCGCATTTCCCAGCATCCCCACGCCTTGCCCGATAAAAATCTGATCCACGATATTATATAGCGAACTGACCAGCATGCTGATGATTGCCGGTATCGCAAACTTTGCAATTAATTTTCCGATCCTCTCGGTCGCCAGAGGATTTTCCTGTACTGCTGTCTCACTCATTTTACTAATACTCTCTGATCACGCTGCTTATTTCGCGGGTCGTATCCATATCCTTCAGATGTTCAAGCGCATCCTCCATATGGTATTCCTTTACCGCTTCTGTTACAATGACAAGTTCTGCCACTCCATCCGTAATTACCTTCTGGATCACCTTGGATATGCTAACCTTATGCACGCCAAAAACGCTCGCAATAGCAGCCAGCACGCCCGGCTTATTATCTACCTGCATACGCAGGAAGAACTTGTTCTTAACGTCCTTGAATTCCTTCACCATCGTATCCCTGTAGCAGGTACAGCTGATTCTGCCGGTACACTGATACTGGATATCCCTGGCCACATCGATCACGTCACCCATAATAGCGCTTGCCGTAGGAAGTTCTCCCGCTCCGCGTCCATAGAACATCACATCGTCCACGGCATCTCCGTGCAGGAATATGGCGTTGAAAGAATCCCTGACGGATGCAAGGGGATGATCCTGGGCAATGATCATCGGATGCACGGCCACTTCAATCCCTCCCTCTGTATTATGGGCAACCCCCAGAAGTTTTATTACGCTGTCGAACTCTTTGGCATAGCCAATATCCTTCGCGGATATCTTTGTGATCCCTTCTGTATATACATCTGAAAACGTGACCCTGGAATGAAAGGCGATAGACGCCATGATCGCCACCTTCCGGCCTGCATCCAGACCCTCGATATCCGCGGTCGGATCTGCCTCCGCATAGCCAAGTTCCGTGGCTTTTGCCAGCGCCTCCTCAAAATCCATCCCTTCCTCAAACATCTTGGTAAGGATATAGTTGGTCGTCCCATTAACTATGCCGATTACCTCGTCAATCTCATTGGATGCCAGACATTGCTTTAGCGGGCGTATAATCGGAATTCCTCCGGCAACAGCTGCCTCAAACAGAAAATCTACCTGATTCTTCTGAGCCGCGTCCAGAAGTTCCCTTCCGTACTCTGCCACCAGATCCTTATTTGCCGTTACCACGTTCTTTCCCGCATTGAGCGCTTCCAGAATCATGGTTCTGGCCGGCTCGATACCGCCCATCACCTCGATAACGATCTCGATCTGCGGATCTTCGATAATCTCTTCCCACTTATCCGTCAATAAGGACGCATCCACGCCCGTTCTTTCTTTTTTCATATTATGGACAAGTATCTTTACAAGTTCCAGGCTGGCGCCTGCCTTATCGATCAGTTCTTCCTTCTGGCGCTCAAGCAGCTTATACACGCCGCCTCCAACGGTTCCAAGGCCCAGCAGTGCAACCTTTACGCTTCTTTTTTCTTCCATATATTCACTTCCCTTGCTCTATTCGTATTGGATTAGTATACCACAGAGATATCGGATTTTTCAATTTCTTTCTTTTTCTAGATTTTTTTCAAAAAAGTTGTTGACAAATTATGGCTTATATAGTATATTAATTATTGTTCTGAGGAACACAAAACACAAGATATGCGACAGTGGCTCAGTTGGTAGAGTACGACCTTGCCAAGGTCGGGGTCGCGGGTTCGAGCCCCGTCTGTCGCTCTTTTAAAAGGAATTGCATGGATATGCAGTTCCTTTTTTTACTTTCCTCTCATACTATATATAGATTCATATAGACAGTTCGTCACGAAAATATTTCAGGCAGCTGAACTTATATCTTCTATTATATTCTCGTCTATGTATTTTTTAACGACAAATCTTTAATTATTATCACCTTTGTGTAATCCAGACCAGATGTATGGTCCCTTGAACGTTTTGAATGTTTGAAATGATATGCATACTTATGATTGATTTCAGACCTATATAGAATACAAATAAAGAAATCATATATTCATTTTTCTCCTTAGTTTGAAAAGTGAGAGGCCATAAAGCCTCTCACACATCTCTTCGCACGGTCACTTTTATTTTTCCAACGAGTCAGAACCGTCGCTCGTTCTCTTCAAGAAATCTATGACTTCTATAAAATAATTATACTATATCCGGCTGTCCACTATAACATCTAAATTTTTTCTTATTCCGGATCTTCTTCTTTTAACGCCAGCCCCAATTCATCCAGCTGTTTTGCGTCAACCAGATTAGGCGCCGCGGTCATCAGACAAGAGGCATCCTTTACCTTCGGGAATGCCATTACATCACGGATGCTGTCTTCCTTAGCCATCAGCATCACCAGGCGATCAAGGCCATAGGCAAGCCCTGCATGCGGCGGAACGCCGTATTTGAAAGCATCTAGCAGGAATCCGAACTGCTCCTGCGCCTGCTCCTTGGTGAAGCCCAGCGCCTCGAACATCCGCTCCTGAACGTCATCCTGGAAGATACGCACGCTGCCTCCGCCAATCTCATTGCCATTCAAGGTAATGTCATAGGCTTTCGCGCGCACGCGTCCGGGATCACTCTCCAGATAGATAAGGTCTTCCTCCATCGGCATCGTAAATGGATGGTGCATGGCTACATAACGATTCTGCTCCTCGCTCCATTCCAGGAGCGGGAACTCCGTAATCCACAGGAATTTATACTCGTCCTTGTTGAGAAGTTCCATCTGCCTTGCCAGTTCCAGCCTTAAATTGCCAAGAACGTCCCAGACCACTTTATTCTTATCGGCGGCAAAGAGCAGCAGGTCTCCGGCTTCTCCCTCCATTGCCTGGATCAGCGCATCCATCTGCGCTTCGCTCATGAATTTGGCGAAGGAAGATTTGACATTTCCGTCTTCCTGGATTGCAATATAGGCCAGCCCCTTTGCTCCGAAGTCTTTGGCAAAGTCCACCAGCTTGTCGATCTTCTTTCTGGCCATGCCTCCCTGGCCTTTGGCATTGATGCCCCGCACAGTTCCGCCATTTTCAATGGCTCCTTTAAATACGACGAACTCACAGTCCTTCACGACTTCCGTCACATCGTTCAGTTCCATTCCAAAACGGGTATCCGGCTTGTCTGAGCCATATCTGTCCATTGCTTCCTGCCAGGTCATCCTTGGGATTGGCAGAGAAACTTCCACGCCCAGCACTTCCTTGAACAGTTTTGCAAGAAGTCTTTCATTGACATCGATGACATCATCTACATCCACAAAAGACAGTTCCATATCGATCTGCGTGAATTCCGGCTGCCGGTCAGCGCGAAGATCCTCATCCCGGAAGCATTTGGCAATCTGGAAGTAGCGGTCGCATCCGGAACACATCAGCAGCTGCTTGAACAGCTGCGGAGACTGCGGAAGTCCATAGAACTGTCCTGGATGCACGCGGCTTGGAACCAGATAGTCTCTTGCGCCTTCTGGCGTGCTTTTTCCTAAGATCGGCGTCTCAATCTCCAGAAATCCTTCCTCGGAAAGGAACTGCCTGGTCAAGGTAGCCACCCTGCTGCGAAGCAGGAGGTTTCTTTGAAGATCAGGCCTTCTTAAGTCCAGATAGCGGTATTTCAGGCGAAGTTCCTCCTTCGTCTTGGAATTCTCCTCAATCGGGAACGGAGGCGTTTCTGCCTCGGACAGTATCCGA
This genomic interval carries:
- the thyA gene encoding thymidylate synthase, which codes for MSYADKVFIDMCRDIIDHGTDTRGEKVRPVWEDGTPAYTIKKFGVVNRYDLSKEFPALTLRRTAIKSCTDELLWIWQKKSNNIHELHSHIWDSWADEDGSIGKAYGYQMGVKHKYKEGMFDQVDRVIYDLKHNPYSRRIMTNIYVHQDLHEMNLYPCAYSMTFNVTKERGSDRLTLNGILNQRSNDVLAANNWNVCQYAVLLHMLAQVCDMQVGEFVHVIADAHIYDRHVPMIEELIKREPLPAPKFWLNPEIKDFYQFTRNDVKLIDYETHEQIKDIPVAV
- a CDS encoding dihydrofolate reductase, with product MNLIVAVDKNWAIGNGNKLLVSIPQDMKFFRETTKGKVVAMGRKTLESFPGGQPLKNRVNVVLTTDQNYKANGAVIVHTIEQMLAELKKYASEDIFVIGGESIYRQLLPYCSKAYVTRIDHAYDADTHFPDLDADPQWEMTKISDEQTYFDLEYVFTIYERIS
- a CDS encoding DUF2325 domain-containing protein, translating into MSVVIIGGNERMEQQYKQICKRYRCKAKVFTRMSGNLKTQIGQPDLIILFTSTVAHKMVHCALKEAQRYNIPVERAHSSSASALENVLLECCR
- a CDS encoding glycosyltransferase family 4 protein, translated to MKILSITAQKPNSTGSGVYLTELVRQFARDGHEQAVVAGVYEEDRIELPEGVGFFPVLFESRELPYPIVGMSDEMPYRSTRYCDMTREMTRQFQDAFLKAIEKAVDALEPDLILCHHLYLLTAMARERFKEQKIYGFCHNTDLRQMKKTGLWRDYIREQISELDAIFVPQSAQKEGVMEIFGIGAGKIRILGMGYSQEIFCGPEKPDNAARGKDGAIRLIYAGKIAEKKGVKSLIKSLSYLPYPRDGLKLSLAGGAGNKTEYQEIEELALKAPYPVEFLGKLPQPELAKEYQRSDIFVLPSFFDGLPLTVIEAIACGDKVVVTDLPGIQDWLKEQAPGAVVKYVPLPAMRNTDEAVSESLPAFEKQLAAKIEECAREEGQRRVDLSHLSWKNICKEILKSS
- a CDS encoding DUF3793 family protein encodes the protein MPVEVVSYMLSNKDIRMRIGFQLILQCAPFLKGIKVASITNVDRRHLKEFWRVLDGTGIDGKILTVSQERCMVFIYREAALKEYLRRREVRGFLEPYGYDKKDLDWILQKLSARVCQYSCDGRGFPHEIGAFLDYPIEDVKCFIDKRGQDCLMTGYWKVYHNPERARMIFLAYDKAKISAVNEFLAGKRIRDIVCKAA
- a CDS encoding branched-chain amino acid aminotransferase, giving the protein MDKKNIDWSSLGFGYLPTDKRYVSNYKDGAWDEGTLTSDANVVISECAGVLQYAQTCFEGMKAYTTEDGHIVTFRPDLNARRMADSAKRLEMPAFPEDRFVEAVKQVVAANAAYVPPYGSGATLYIRPYMFGSSPVIGVKPASEYQFRVFTTPVGPYFKGGAKPITIKVCDFDRAAPHGTGHVKAGLNYAMSLHAIMTAHREGYDENMYLDAATRTKVEETGGANFLFVTKDHKVVTPKSDTILPSITRRSLMYVAEHYLGLEVEEREVPLAELEEFAECGLCGTAAVISPVGKVVDHGREICFPSGMEEMGPVTKKLYETLTGIQMGQIEAPEGWICKIC
- the ilvN gene encoding acetolactate synthase small subunit; protein product: MNGNGMKKRWISLYVENQVGVLSKISGLFSGKSYNLDSLTVGTTEDPTVSRMTIATVSDDETFEQIKKQLNRLVEVIKVIDFTDVFVRMKEILYVKVRKCTPEDKVECFQIAETFKAKVIDYGKDSLLLEFVQTATKNDAVIKLMKEEFASIEVVRGGSVGIESISMMER
- the ilvB gene encoding biosynthetic-type acetolactate synthase large subunit; translated protein: MKKISGNKLLVKALREEGVDTMFGYPGACTIDLSDELYKQDYTKVILPRQEIALVHEADAYARSTGKVGVCLVTSGPGATNLVTGLATANYDSVPLVCFTGQVARHLIGNDAFQEVDIVGITRSITKYGVTVRNREDLGRILKEAFYIARTGRPGPVLIDLPKDVMAELGSADYPTEVNIRGYKPSTHVHIGQLKRAIKMLGKAQRPLFLAGGGVNIAHASQEFTQLAEKTGVPVVTTIMGRGAIPTSHPLYIGNLGMHGAYASNMAVNECDLLFSIGTRFNDRITGKLHSFAPHAQIVHIDIDTAAISRNVQVDVPIVADAKEAIEKMLEYVTECNTQKWLEEVGQWKQEHPMEMKKKPIMTPQDILETMNRVFEKAIVVTDVGQHQMFVAQFMELDANKQLLMSGGLGTMGYGLPGAIGAKIGNPDMPVISISGDGGMQMNIQELATAVLEELPIISCIFNNNNLGMVRQWQKLFYGKRYSMTCLRSGAACRGKCGEVECPTYTPDFVKLAESYGAKGIRVTKKEEIEPAFREAMKSTKTPIVIEFEIDPEDLVYPMIQPGGTLEDMILDC